From Bacillus pumilus, one genomic window encodes:
- a CDS encoding HAD-IIIC family phosphatase yields MNDTTNHYHGAEIAVIGLAGRFPGAKNVDEYWENLKKGKETISFFTEEELRREGTDEALLKNPRFVKAKGMLDDVDLFDADFFDYTPKEAAMMDPQFRLFHECVWTALEDAGYDPFEYKGQIGLYTGAGINTEWVMRALQGAAQGEDSKTLEAAVLNMRDYLATMISYKLNLKGPSMVVQTACSTSMVSIHLAVQALLSGDCHMAVAGGVSIRLPQKSGYLYQEGMIHSSDGHCRVFDNKADGTVFGDGAGAVILKNLEDAIEDGDHIYAVIKGSSINNDGNRKVGYTAPSTKGQVSAIKTALRMAEVEPETISYIEAHGTGTTLGDPIEIEALKQAFDTDKKGFCRIGSVKSNVGHLNDASGVAGFIKTVLSLKHQVIPPTIHFETPNEKIEFANSPFVVNTDLTPWSKQESPRRAGVSSFGIGGTNAHVILEEAPATRVAADSPEDSELLLLSAKTPAALEKMTDRLADYLLQHQQHVRLSDVAYTLQTGRHHFPHKRVILGSNTADMLQALNQRSKEVVKTASSQTSSRPVVFLFPGQGSQYVDMGRQLYDKYPVFKEALDQCLNQFKQHISVDPFSILFSTEASDDPQLINQTEYTQPLLFSVEYALAKLLIHFGVKPQALIGHSIGEYTAAAVSGLLSVEDAVDLVSYRGQLISQLPKGSMLSVPLSEQNVLPYLTDDLSLAAVNGPELCVVSGETAAINALAEKLEAAGHGCRKLHTSHAFHSKMMDDILPSFKEKVAEYQLNAPSIPYISNVTGTWIDHEAVQDPAYWADHLRQAVRFRDGAETLLTELDPIFVEVGPGNTLSAFIRQASKEHHQQPIPLMRHPKEEAADDRYLLGRLGDIWLQGVPVDWTKLRNQTSNQKVSLPTYPFERQRYWIEKVDTSALSSSSGVQMVVPKENKGQEIEKNNQVHSAAANDIEATLQRMWKDILGIEKVERDDHFFELGGHSLNATGLISQIHKEFGVELTLTDMFNNPTIEKLQAFIEKAEKHQYFKIEPVEKKDTYPLSAAQRRTFLIHQRIGQVTSYNMPMALRCKGEIDVERFEQTFKQLIDRHETLRTTFELKDGEPVQRVHDDFHFAVEMTEADEEGLEAQIDEFIRPFDLKAAPLIRVRFVKIAAHDHLLLVDMHNIVADGASMNIFIKEFTELYRGETLPELTVQYKDYAEWQDKYFRSEMFQKQQDYWKQQIGSNVPTLTMPYDFERKEQSFLGRAIKFNIEPHIVEKIEQLAERYQLTNNVILFQLYGLLLSRYADQEELIVGSLVAGRRHADIEHTIGMFTNFLPIKLDMVQEATFTEQLAQTKQVLLDAYDHQEYPFDQMVEHLNPKTRPHRNPFFDTMLIYHNEYDPNIKIEADGLTFETHEFAKGISKLDMKMDVVREVTGELKCVLQYNLALFKHETMQAFVNHFQHLVEQAVQTPDQLLKDFAVLSQEEEQAAKEKRERAEEKAPLVLTVSSTFTADPVAPYIQYWTKQFDVQLDVQFAPYGQVYQELLNERSLISQKKNGANLLLIRLEDITGPAHLSLEEKKKLASEHAEELANVLKSKTKHNLYFVGILPISAALKDTLQDVEQEWIAQLSEIGGVQLIDCRQLAQQYQMDDIFDEKGEQAAHLPFTEVFCGAIGTKVAREIIAWQGAPFKVAAIDCDHTLWRGVVSEDGVEGIDITPEHQMLQRFLKQKQQEGLLLVLSSRNNEEDVWRVFENHPDMILQKDDIVDWRINWESKPAHLKEIADSLNLSLSQFIFLDDDPAQCLRMNEELPEVMTLLLPANEKAIPLFAQHAWAFDRYDVTDEDRGRTTSYKAEKARQKEKAESPSMEQFLQDLNLNMSVTEWGEEHLARVAQMSSRINQFRLNDQRFDEQQLRERMENEHVQGWVIEAADRFSHEGIVGAILAHHAGDTLKIDAWMLSCRALGKGIEQKCLTWLAEYSRLHQLSSIEFSFASTGRNELFKSFMKEHQMQEVDEQQTYRIQVEEIDSLSNHIQIVDQLSSREHSTEEIEDQRVEAASHSASKGYTWETVQPDQTLHSGYVKALKVHDQEGLRALLKTELVQDHGLYAQPTNEREALLFDIWCDILHVEKVGIDKDFFDLGGNSLLAVKMEVEIEKKGWYVDDLNFAEKHTIRELAKYMKRENQHA; encoded by the coding sequence ATGAATGATACAACGAATCACTATCATGGCGCAGAAATTGCTGTTATCGGTCTTGCAGGTCGTTTTCCAGGGGCCAAAAATGTAGATGAGTACTGGGAGAATCTGAAAAAGGGAAAAGAAACAATCTCCTTTTTTACAGAGGAAGAATTACGGCGTGAAGGTACAGATGAAGCTTTATTAAAAAACCCCCGTTTTGTTAAAGCAAAAGGGATGCTAGATGATGTTGATTTATTTGATGCAGATTTCTTTGACTATACACCAAAGGAAGCGGCTATGATGGATCCGCAGTTCAGACTGTTTCATGAATGTGTGTGGACGGCGCTTGAAGACGCTGGGTACGATCCGTTTGAATATAAAGGGCAAATTGGTCTTTATACAGGTGCAGGAATCAATACAGAATGGGTCATGAGAGCACTTCAAGGGGCGGCTCAAGGTGAGGATTCGAAAACACTGGAAGCTGCCGTTCTGAATATGCGTGATTATTTAGCGACGATGATTTCATATAAATTAAATTTGAAGGGGCCGAGTATGGTGGTGCAAACCGCCTGCTCGACCTCGATGGTGTCGATTCATTTAGCTGTTCAGGCTTTATTAAGCGGTGACTGTCATATGGCTGTTGCAGGCGGCGTGTCCATTCGCCTGCCGCAAAAATCGGGCTATCTTTATCAAGAAGGCATGATCCATTCATCTGACGGACATTGCCGCGTCTTTGATAACAAGGCCGATGGAACCGTTTTTGGTGATGGTGCAGGAGCCGTTATTTTAAAAAATTTAGAGGATGCCATTGAAGACGGCGATCACATTTATGCTGTTATTAAAGGATCATCTATTAATAATGACGGAAATAGAAAAGTAGGATATACAGCGCCGAGTACGAAAGGTCAAGTATCAGCGATTAAAACAGCACTTCGAATGGCTGAGGTGGAACCTGAAACCATTTCGTACATTGAAGCACATGGAACCGGAACAACCCTCGGAGATCCGATCGAAATTGAAGCGCTCAAGCAAGCGTTTGATACAGATAAAAAAGGCTTTTGCCGCATTGGTTCTGTCAAATCAAATGTTGGACATTTGAATGATGCGTCAGGTGTCGCCGGCTTTATTAAAACCGTTTTAAGCTTAAAGCATCAAGTGATTCCGCCGACGATTCATTTTGAAACGCCGAATGAAAAAATTGAATTTGCCAATTCGCCTTTCGTTGTAAACACAGACTTGACGCCATGGAGCAAGCAGGAATCTCCTCGCCGTGCAGGTGTAAGCTCATTTGGGATTGGTGGAACAAATGCTCATGTCATTTTAGAAGAAGCACCTGCTACACGTGTCGCCGCAGATAGCCCTGAGGATAGTGAACTTCTTTTATTATCTGCCAAAACACCAGCAGCTCTTGAGAAAATGACGGATCGCCTTGCGGACTATTTACTTCAGCATCAGCAGCATGTTCGTCTAAGTGACGTTGCCTATACGCTGCAAACAGGGCGCCATCATTTCCCGCATAAACGTGTCATTCTTGGAAGTAACACGGCTGACATGTTACAGGCGCTGAATCAAAGGTCAAAAGAGGTGGTCAAGACGGCCAGCTCCCAAACATCGAGCCGGCCAGTCGTCTTTCTTTTCCCAGGTCAAGGATCTCAGTATGTAGACATGGGGCGTCAGCTTTATGACAAATATCCAGTCTTTAAGGAAGCACTGGATCAATGCTTGAATCAATTCAAACAGCATATCTCAGTTGATCCATTCAGCATTTTATTCTCAACAGAAGCAAGTGATGATCCTCAGCTGATCAACCAAACAGAATATACGCAGCCGCTTCTGTTTAGTGTGGAATACGCTTTGGCTAAATTGCTGATTCATTTTGGCGTCAAACCGCAGGCACTGATCGGCCACAGTATTGGAGAATACACAGCTGCCGCCGTATCTGGTTTACTATCTGTTGAAGATGCCGTAGATCTTGTGTCTTATCGCGGACAGCTCATTAGCCAGCTTCCAAAAGGCTCTATGCTGAGCGTTCCTTTGAGTGAACAGAACGTGCTGCCATATTTAACAGATGATCTTTCACTTGCAGCAGTAAATGGACCTGAGTTATGTGTAGTGTCAGGGGAGACCGCAGCCATTAATGCACTTGCTGAGAAGCTGGAGGCTGCTGGACATGGGTGCAGGAAGCTTCACACCTCTCATGCCTTCCATTCTAAAATGATGGATGACATCCTGCCATCATTCAAAGAAAAGGTAGCTGAGTATCAATTGAATGCACCGTCTATCCCGTATATTTCTAACGTCACAGGTACGTGGATTGACCATGAAGCAGTGCAAGACCCGGCATATTGGGCTGATCACTTGCGGCAAGCGGTCCGTTTCCGTGATGGAGCGGAGACATTATTAACGGAGCTTGATCCTATTTTCGTTGAAGTCGGGCCGGGGAATACGTTAAGTGCCTTTATTCGCCAGGCCTCAAAGGAACACCATCAGCAGCCGATTCCATTGATGCGTCACCCGAAAGAAGAGGCAGCAGACGACCGCTACCTGCTGGGCAGGCTTGGTGACATCTGGCTTCAAGGGGTGCCGGTTGACTGGACAAAATTGCGAAATCAGACATCAAATCAAAAAGTATCCTTGCCGACCTATCCATTTGAACGACAACGATATTGGATTGAAAAGGTAGATACATCCGCATTATCTTCATCCTCAGGTGTGCAAATGGTGGTGCCGAAGGAAAACAAGGGGCAGGAAATAGAAAAAAACAATCAAGTCCATTCCGCCGCAGCGAATGATATTGAGGCAACGTTACAGCGGATGTGGAAAGACATTTTAGGAATTGAAAAGGTGGAAAGAGACGACCACTTCTTTGAGCTTGGCGGACATTCGTTAAATGCGACCGGTCTGATTTCTCAAATTCACAAAGAGTTTGGTGTAGAACTTACGCTCACAGACATGTTCAACAATCCGACGATTGAAAAGCTCCAAGCATTCATCGAAAAGGCAGAGAAGCATCAATATTTCAAGATTGAACCAGTGGAAAAGAAAGACACGTATCCATTATCTGCTGCTCAAAGACGGACATTCCTCATTCATCAGCGTATTGGTCAAGTGACCTCATACAATATGCCGATGGCACTAAGATGTAAAGGTGAAATTGACGTCGAGCGCTTTGAGCAGACCTTCAAGCAATTAATTGATCGTCATGAAACATTGCGAACGACCTTTGAATTAAAAGATGGAGAACCGGTTCAGCGGGTCCATGATGATTTCCACTTTGCTGTTGAAATGACAGAGGCTGATGAAGAAGGATTAGAAGCACAAATCGATGAATTCATTCGTCCATTTGACTTAAAGGCTGCACCATTGATCCGTGTGCGTTTTGTGAAAATCGCAGCACATGATCATCTCTTATTAGTCGATATGCATAATATTGTGGCGGATGGAGCGAGCATGAACATCTTTATTAAAGAATTTACTGAGCTCTATCGAGGGGAAACCTTGCCGGAACTGACCGTTCAATATAAAGATTATGCAGAATGGCAAGACAAATATTTCCGCAGCGAGATGTTTCAAAAGCAGCAGGATTATTGGAAGCAGCAAATTGGCTCAAATGTGCCAACTTTGACAATGCCATATGATTTTGAACGGAAGGAACAATCCTTCTTAGGAAGAGCGATTAAATTTAATATTGAACCGCACATCGTTGAGAAAATTGAACAGCTCGCTGAACGGTATCAACTGACAAATAACGTCATCTTGTTCCAGCTCTATGGGCTGCTGCTCTCACGTTATGCGGATCAGGAGGAATTGATTGTCGGTTCACTTGTGGCTGGACGACGTCATGCAGATATCGAGCATACAATTGGCATGTTTACGAACTTCCTGCCAATTAAACTAGACATGGTACAAGAAGCAACCTTTACAGAGCAATTGGCTCAGACAAAGCAAGTGCTGCTTGATGCGTATGACCATCAAGAGTACCCATTTGACCAAATGGTTGAGCATCTGAATCCAAAAACAAGACCGCATCGCAATCCATTCTTTGATACGATGCTCATTTATCATAATGAGTACGATCCGAATATTAAAATTGAAGCCGATGGACTGACATTTGAAACACATGAGTTTGCAAAGGGAATTTCCAAACTCGATATGAAAATGGATGTTGTCAGAGAGGTAACGGGCGAGTTAAAGTGCGTGCTTCAATACAATCTGGCTCTGTTTAAACATGAGACGATGCAAGCTTTCGTCAACCACTTCCAGCACTTGGTCGAACAGGCTGTTCAAACACCTGATCAACTGCTCAAGGATTTCGCTGTTCTTTCACAGGAAGAAGAACAAGCAGCAAAAGAGAAAAGGGAGCGCGCAGAGGAAAAAGCACCGCTCGTACTGACAGTCAGCTCGACATTTACAGCAGATCCAGTCGCACCTTATATTCAGTACTGGACCAAGCAGTTTGATGTGCAGCTTGATGTTCAATTTGCACCGTATGGGCAGGTATATCAGGAATTACTAAATGAGCGCAGCCTTATTTCACAGAAGAAAAACGGTGCGAATCTTCTGCTCATTCGTTTAGAGGATATCACTGGTCCAGCTCATCTTTCACTGGAAGAAAAGAAAAAACTGGCTTCAGAGCATGCTGAAGAACTTGCTAACGTTCTGAAATCAAAAACGAAACATAACCTATATTTTGTTGGGATTCTGCCGATAAGTGCTGCTCTTAAAGACACCCTGCAAGACGTGGAACAAGAGTGGATTGCTCAGTTATCTGAGATAGGCGGTGTTCAGTTGATCGATTGTCGTCAGCTTGCTCAGCAATATCAGATGGATGACATCTTTGATGAAAAAGGAGAGCAAGCCGCACACCTCCCATTCACTGAAGTCTTTTGTGGAGCTATCGGTACAAAAGTCGCACGCGAGATCATTGCATGGCAAGGTGCACCATTTAAGGTAGCGGCCATTGACTGTGATCATACGCTTTGGAGAGGTGTCGTTTCAGAAGACGGTGTGGAAGGCATCGACATTACGCCAGAACATCAAATGCTTCAGCGCTTTTTAAAACAAAAGCAGCAAGAAGGGCTCCTGCTTGTCTTGAGCAGCAGGAACAATGAAGAAGATGTGTGGCGCGTGTTTGAAAACCACCCAGATATGATCTTGCAAAAAGACGATATCGTCGACTGGCGGATCAATTGGGAAAGTAAACCGGCACATCTAAAAGAGATAGCAGATTCTCTGAACCTTTCATTATCTCAGTTTATTTTCTTAGACGATGATCCAGCTCAGTGCTTGCGTATGAATGAAGAGCTGCCTGAAGTGATGACGCTGCTGTTACCTGCCAATGAAAAAGCGATTCCGTTATTCGCCCAGCATGCTTGGGCATTCGACCGCTATGATGTCACAGATGAAGATAGAGGGCGAACAACGAGCTACAAGGCTGAAAAGGCTCGTCAAAAAGAGAAAGCAGAATCGCCGTCAATGGAGCAATTTTTACAAGATTTGAATTTGAACATGAGTGTAACAGAGTGGGGAGAAGAGCACCTTGCCCGCGTGGCGCAAATGAGCAGCCGTATTAACCAATTCCGCTTAAATGATCAGCGCTTTGATGAACAGCAGCTGAGAGAGCGGATGGAAAATGAGCATGTCCAGGGCTGGGTCATTGAGGCAGCGGATCGTTTCAGTCATGAAGGGATTGTAGGGGCTATATTGGCTCATCATGCAGGCGACACCTTGAAAATTGATGCATGGATGCTAAGCTGCCGTGCTCTAGGGAAAGGGATTGAGCAAAAATGTCTGACATGGCTCGCTGAATACAGCCGTCTGCATCAGCTTTCTTCCATTGAATTCTCGTTTGCATCGACTGGACGTAATGAGCTGTTCAAGTCATTTATGAAAGAGCACCAGATGCAGGAGGTTGATGAGCAGCAAACATATCGTATACAAGTGGAAGAAATTGATTCACTAAGCAATCACATTCAGATCGTCGACCAATTGTCATCTCGTGAGCACTCGACTGAAGAAATAGAGGATCAAAGGGTGGAGGCAGCAAGTCATTCAGCTTCTAAAGGTTATACATGGGAAACGGTTCAACCAGATCAAACGCTGCACAGCGGTTATGTAAAAGCCCTTAAGGTACATGATCAAGAAGGTCTTCGTGCATTATTAAAGACGGAACTTGTACAGGATCATGGACTTTATGCACAGCCAACCAATGAACGCGAGGCATTGCTTTTTGATATTTGGTGTGACATTCTTCATGTGGAAAAAGTAGGAATTGACAAAGACTTTTTCGATTTAGGAGGAAATTCTTTACTTGCTGTCAAAATGGAAGTAGAGATTGAAAAGAAGGGTTGGTATGTTGATGATTTGAATTTTGCTGAAAAACACACCATTCGAGAATTAGCAAAATATATGAAGAGGGAGAATCAGCATGCATAA
- a CDS encoding phosphotransferase enzyme family protein has product MHKDVKAIYDESKILDEATHLYGVQRSDIHFIADAENYVYELKKDGESFILKITHTIRRSPDYILGEMEWLHHLAKGGLSVAKPIASLNGRDIEQVDDGQGGSFLLRVYEKASGHKVEEADWNDELFYALGQYTGRMHKLTKSYQLSDPRYKRQEWDEEEQLKLRKYVPADQTIVFEQADRLMEKLAKLPKNQDTYGLVHADLHHGNFHWDQGKITTFDFDDIGYNWFMNDISILLYNVLWYPVIPYEDKAAFAGNFMKQFLIGYREENEIGDEWLACIPDFLRLRHMLIYGLLHQAFDLATIGEEEKAMLAGFRSDIEQAAPITTFDFTKLSQS; this is encoded by the coding sequence ATGCATAAAGATGTAAAAGCCATATATGATGAATCAAAAATTTTAGATGAGGCCACTCATTTATACGGGGTCCAGCGAAGTGACATCCACTTTATCGCAGATGCAGAAAACTATGTGTATGAACTTAAAAAAGACGGAGAGTCTTTCATTTTAAAAATTACCCATACCATCCGCAGATCACCTGATTATATTTTAGGTGAAATGGAATGGCTCCATCACTTAGCGAAGGGCGGACTTTCGGTTGCGAAACCAATTGCTTCATTAAATGGCCGTGATATCGAGCAAGTAGACGATGGGCAAGGCGGTTCATTTTTGCTTCGAGTCTATGAAAAAGCATCAGGCCATAAAGTGGAAGAGGCAGACTGGAACGATGAATTATTTTATGCCCTTGGACAGTACACAGGGCGCATGCATAAACTGACAAAAAGCTATCAGCTGTCAGACCCACGTTATAAAAGACAAGAGTGGGATGAAGAGGAGCAGCTGAAACTGCGTAAGTATGTCCCGGCCGATCAGACCATTGTGTTTGAACAAGCGGATCGGTTGATGGAAAAGCTGGCAAAGCTTCCGAAAAATCAGGATACGTACGGATTGGTTCATGCGGATCTTCATCACGGAAACTTCCACTGGGATCAAGGGAAAATTACGACCTTTGATTTCGATGATATTGGGTACAACTGGTTTATGAATGACATTAGCATTTTGCTATACAATGTGTTGTGGTACCCAGTGATTCCATACGAAGACAAAGCTGCTTTTGCAGGAAACTTTATGAAGCAATTCCTTATAGGCTATCGTGAAGAGAATGAAATTGGGGATGAATGGCTTGCCTGCATTCCTGACTTCCTTCGCTTACGACACATGCTGATCTATGGCTTGCTGCATCAAGCATTTGATTTGGCTACCATCGGAGAAGAAGAGAAGGCCATGCTCGCTGGCTTCCGCTCCGACATTGAGCAAGCAGCACCGATTACGACGTTTGACTTTACAAAGCTAAGTCAATCTTAA
- a CDS encoding alkaline phosphatase, whose product MGSMDRKNRIFLMCGILAVLVLAVLLTSHDVTPVSTNAADKKQTKTPKNIIFIVGDGMGMPVIKAYRTFKQQKLGSTKAQTVWDPYLVGMQTTHPDDPRDNITDSAAAATAMATGKKTYNDAIAVNQEKEPLRSVVEAAKEAQMKTAFVVSSDITDATPAAFGTHNVSRKNKEQIADHFFDEKIGGEHKVDILLGGGMQYFDRKDRNLVQEFKKSGYSILRSKDDLTSQSSSKMLGLFQEDELDRAIDRPKHVPTLKDMTQAALTQLNQDNLHGFFMLLEGSTIDSAGHENDVVGAMSEMEDFEKAVHAALQFAKKDQETLVVITADHATGGFSFGADGMTSETGYKWDPAPILAAKKTPVYMAKKIAEGQSVRDVLHTNIDFALTKEEISQVEKAAQSGKASTIQLSIQHIFDQRSFSGWTTFAHTGEDVPVYAYGPGKAAFQGWIDNTKQGKNLFHIIESPSTYRP is encoded by the coding sequence ATGGGCTCTATGGATCGTAAAAATCGTATTTTTCTTATGTGTGGGATTCTAGCGGTACTCGTCTTAGCTGTTCTATTGACCTCACATGATGTCACTCCCGTATCAACAAATGCAGCGGACAAGAAACAAACGAAAACACCAAAAAATATTATTTTTATCGTTGGCGATGGAATGGGGATGCCCGTGATCAAAGCCTACCGCACATTCAAGCAGCAAAAGCTTGGTTCTACAAAAGCACAAACCGTCTGGGACCCGTATTTAGTCGGGATGCAGACCACACATCCAGATGATCCTCGAGATAATATTACCGACTCAGCAGCCGCAGCCACGGCCATGGCGACTGGGAAAAAGACATACAATGATGCCATCGCCGTCAACCAAGAAAAAGAACCTCTTAGAAGTGTCGTTGAAGCAGCAAAGGAAGCACAAATGAAAACAGCCTTTGTTGTCTCATCTGACATCACCGATGCAACACCTGCCGCTTTTGGCACACATAACGTCTCCCGAAAAAACAAAGAACAAATTGCAGACCACTTTTTTGATGAGAAAATAGGGGGAGAGCACAAAGTTGATATCCTTCTAGGTGGCGGAATGCAATATTTTGATCGAAAAGACCGTAATCTTGTGCAAGAATTTAAGAAGAGCGGGTATTCCATTCTACGATCAAAAGATGATTTAACCTCTCAATCATCTTCGAAAATGCTCGGCTTATTCCAGGAGGACGAGCTGGATCGAGCCATTGATCGTCCAAAGCATGTGCCTACTTTAAAAGACATGACGCAGGCAGCATTAACCCAATTAAATCAAGACAACCTGCATGGATTTTTTATGCTGCTTGAAGGCAGTACTATTGATTCTGCTGGACATGAAAATGATGTGGTCGGCGCCATGAGTGAGATGGAGGATTTTGAGAAAGCAGTTCATGCGGCTCTTCAATTCGCTAAAAAGGATCAAGAAACCCTCGTCGTCATCACAGCAGATCATGCGACTGGAGGATTTTCCTTTGGCGCAGATGGCATGACAAGTGAGACCGGCTATAAATGGGACCCAGCACCCATTCTAGCTGCTAAGAAAACGCCTGTGTATATGGCAAAGAAAATCGCAGAGGGTCAATCTGTACGTGATGTCCTTCACACCAATATTGATTTCGCGCTCACAAAAGAGGAAATCTCACAGGTAGAGAAAGCGGCACAATCAGGGAAGGCCAGTACGATCCAACTCAGCATTCAACATATCTTTGATCAGCGTTCTTTCTCAGGCTGGACAACCTTTGCCCATACAGGTGAGGATGTCCCTGTCTATGCATATGGACCTGGTAAAGCAGCATTTCAAGGCTGGATCGATAATACAAAGCAAGGAAAGAACCTGTTTCACATCATTGAATCACCGTCCACCTATCGCCCATAA
- a CDS encoding MgtC/SapB family protein, whose amino-acid sequence MFWTIEWDTVLKLAVATLIGLIIGLERELKKKPLGLKTCIVIAVSSCVLTIISIDAAYNFPRVSKLQMDPLRLPAQIISGVGFIGAGVILRKSNDVISGLTTSAMIWGAAGLGVATGAGFYKEAFLSLFFILISVEFLPWLFQRIGPIRLQEKEIRIRMSLSDRNRMTDILKEMKALNIRIHSVRIDDLTEKNYPIMEVRVRVHKDRYTTDVYFDIKDLEGVVGVKCDTV is encoded by the coding sequence ATGTTTTGGACAATTGAATGGGATACAGTCTTAAAATTAGCCGTGGCCACCTTAATCGGTTTGATTATTGGGCTTGAACGAGAGCTGAAGAAAAAGCCCCTCGGCTTAAAAACGTGTATTGTCATTGCTGTCAGCTCCTGCGTGTTAACCATCATCAGCATTGATGCAGCCTACAATTTCCCTCGAGTCTCTAAGCTTCAAATGGACCCACTCAGGTTACCGGCGCAAATTATATCTGGTGTTGGTTTTATTGGAGCAGGTGTGATTCTGCGAAAAAGCAATGATGTCATCTCAGGTCTTACAACTTCTGCGATGATCTGGGGAGCAGCAGGACTTGGGGTTGCAACAGGTGCAGGATTTTATAAAGAAGCCTTCCTCAGTCTTTTCTTTATTCTGATCAGTGTCGAATTTCTACCATGGCTCTTCCAGCGGATCGGGCCGATTCGCTTACAGGAAAAAGAAATCCGCATCAGAATGTCTCTTTCTGATCGAAACCGCATGACGGATATTTTAAAAGAAATGAAAGCCCTCAATATTCGCATTCATTCTGTTCGAATTGATGATTTAACAGAAAAGAACTATCCGATTATGGAAGTACGCGTACGCGTGCATAAAGATCGCTATACAACCGATGTGTACTTTGATATTAAAGATCTAGAAGGCGTCGTTGGCGTGAAGTGTGATACGGTATAA
- the putP gene encoding sodium/proline symporter PutP: protein MSIEVTISLSIYFIGMLAIGWYAFRKTHDLNDYMLGGRGLGPFVTALSAGAADMSGWMLMGVPGEMYKTGLSTTWLAIGLIVGAYLNYLILAPRLRSYTEIADDAITIPDFFDKRFKGSSSLLKAVSAVIILIFFTLYTSSGMVSGGRLFESAFGAHYMFGLILTSSIVILYTLFGGFLAVSLTDFVQGAIMFLALVLVPIVAFTQLGGPVATFQDIQQIDPKLLDIFRGTSVIGIISFLAWGLGYFGQPHIIVRFMAITSVKDLKPARRIGMSWMIISVIGSLSVGLVGVAYVHETGMNLADPETIFIVFSKVLFHPYITGFLLSAILAAIMSSISSQLLVTASAMTEDLYRTFFRKKASDKELVMIGRMSVLVVAVIALCLSLNPSDTILDLVGYAWAGFGSSFGPVILLCLYWKRMNHHGALVGMIVGAVVVLTWITTGLNHATGIYEMIPGFTLSGLAAIIVSLMTSKPTKASKQLFSKMEDHLEEETK, encoded by the coding sequence ATGAGTATTGAAGTTACAATTTCCTTATCTATTTATTTTATCGGGATGCTTGCCATCGGTTGGTATGCATTCAGGAAAACACATGATTTAAATGATTATATGCTTGGTGGACGCGGACTTGGTCCATTTGTTACAGCTCTTTCAGCAGGTGCTGCGGATATGAGCGGCTGGATGCTGATGGGTGTACCAGGTGAAATGTATAAAACAGGTTTATCGACAACCTGGCTTGCGATTGGTCTCATCGTCGGTGCTTACTTGAACTATCTCATTCTTGCACCTCGTTTACGTTCTTATACAGAGATTGCTGATGATGCCATTACGATTCCTGATTTCTTTGATAAACGATTCAAAGGATCATCTTCTTTATTAAAAGCTGTATCAGCCGTCATCATTTTAATTTTCTTTACACTGTATACATCGTCTGGGATGGTATCAGGCGGACGTTTATTTGAGTCAGCATTCGGTGCACACTACATGTTTGGACTGATTTTGACGTCAAGTATTGTTATTTTGTATACATTGTTTGGTGGATTCCTGGCAGTGAGCTTAACGGACTTTGTCCAAGGAGCTATCATGTTTTTAGCATTAGTGCTCGTGCCGATCGTTGCCTTTACACAATTAGGCGGACCTGTTGCCACATTCCAAGATATTCAACAGATTGACCCTAAATTGCTTGATATTTTTAGAGGAACGAGCGTCATTGGCATTATATCCTTCCTCGCTTGGGGACTAGGTTACTTTGGACAGCCGCATATTATCGTGCGCTTTATGGCCATTACGTCCGTCAAAGACTTAAAACCAGCACGCCGCATCGGAATGAGCTGGATGATTATTTCAGTAATTGGTTCACTGTCTGTCGGTTTAGTTGGTGTTGCCTATGTTCATGAAACGGGTATGAACCTTGCTGACCCAGAAACCATCTTTATCGTCTTTTCTAAAGTGCTGTTCCATCCATATATCACTGGATTTTTACTTTCTGCCATTTTAGCAGCAATTATGAGTTCAATTTCGTCTCAGCTGCTTGTCACGGCAAGTGCGATGACAGAAGATTTATACAGAACGTTCTTTAGAAAAAAAGCATCAGACAAAGAGCTCGTGATGATTGGCCGTATGTCTGTTCTCGTTGTCGCGGTGATTGCCCTTTGCCTTTCACTTAATCCAAGTGACACCATTCTTGACCTTGTTGGTTATGCGTGGGCAGGATTTGGCTCTTCATTTGGTCCAGTCATCTTACTTTGCCTATACTGGAAGCGAATGAATCATCATGGTGCCCTTGTTGGGATGATTGTTGGTGCAGTAGTCGTTCTCACATGGATCACGACAGGCCTTAACCACGCAACAGGGATTTATGAAATGATTCCTGGCTTTACGTTAAGCGGTTTGGCTGCCATTATTGTGAGCTTAATGACCAGCAAGCCAACAAAAGCATCAAAACAATTGTTTAGCAAAATGGAAGATCATCTTGAAGAAGAAACAAAATAA